The Cryptococcus neoformans var. neoformans B-3501A chromosome 4, whole genome shotgun sequence genome has a window encoding:
- a CDS encoding hypothetical protein (HMMPfam hit to HATPase_c, Histidine kinase-, DNA gyrase B-, and HSP90-like ATPase, score: 36.8, E(): 6.3e-08), with translation MPNILPLPRPTSTTLRSSIILPSLAQIFSELLQNSLDAEATKIECYVNLAKGNETLRVEDNGTGISKNGLAKIGKRFRTSKEIHEGGLGPVGSYGFRGEALASIASLSLLDITTRRASFPVYTKILRHSKTLFEGPNPDRHIAGGQGTTVVVREIFRTIPVRREELAATSSTLLMSQLKKVVETLALGNPGVRWVLWEEKTTTTGGLKRIMSINASDSALDVFKTLYGGALVQSVQKIKVTAGKRKVDGFISISGDVSKAHQHLYINNYPIDRGDVHTAIAKKFASSKFANLASAGQHDEDEDYHPSGRRSPRRLERYPVYVLNVTLSAGELDVSYEPQKGVLGYKDIESLKTMLLAVVDEFLRRNGFGPAHTPSSMSSPTKRPVSHVSQPVGRLASALGRPSPLSLSSLRTNTPVPRPMSLALPSKDSPKRVASHLSEEAPDSTKRRRLMSPEKTITPRISERGTRKSKWIDDLLAKLNTGVFPLSPHTFRTTDHEHDFTGDDVASMAGCSYEPTNPVSLPSPFPFTTDVQISKSSLSNATVLGQVDRKFIAVVLSTNINLTTLALIDQHAADERVAVEKVLLELCEGFAKDDLLVAELAKTRPMIILTQAEAQILSQPWVLSLFKRWGIRLTMPPGLSHGEYIQVKVETVPLSLLSRLGRKEGSEMTRLVRGYLPIVAEHASEITVLVENLEGKAMEDNEGGDTEGYGGDWGRLMRFMPREMLELANSKACRGAIMFEDRLSHDQCDRLIQQLSQTRFPFMCAHGRPSMVPLVILNEQQDKPVTKAKRKINWDNLRNKTYEGNMDGENDE, from the exons ATGCCAAATATATTACCATTGCCTCGCCCCACATCCACAACTCTCcgctcttccatcatcctccccaGCCTCGCCCAGATTTTCTCTGAGCTACTTCAAAATTCTTTGGATGCTGAAGCTACCAAAATCGAATGCTATGTGAACTTGGCCAAAGGGAATGAAACTCTGAGAGTGGAGGATAACGGCACCGGTATCAGCAAGAATGGGCTAGCAAAGATAGGAAAGAGGTTTAGGACGAGTAAAGAAATACACGAGGGAGGATTGGGGCCAGTAGGATCTTACGGATTCCGTGGAGAAG CCTTAGCATCTATAGCTTCACTTTCCCTTCTAGATATTACTACACGCAGAGCTTCGTTTCCAGTTTATACCAAAATTCTCAGACATTCGAAAACACTATTCGAAGGCCCCAATCCTGATAGGCATATTGCAGGCGGCCAAGGTACTACAGTTGTAGTTCGCGAGATCTTTCGTACCATCCCCGTTagaagagaagagctgGCGGCGACAAGTAGCACGCTTTTAATGAGCCAATTGAAAAAGGTTGTTGAAACGCTAGCACTAGGAAATCCAGGCGTCCGATGGGTATTatgggaggagaagactACGACTACTGGGGGCTTGAAACGAATCATGAGTATCAATGCG TCTGATTCTGCGTTGGACGTGTTCAAAACCCTATACGGAGGCGCCCTTGTTCAGAGCGTCCAAAAGATTAAAGTAACCgctgggaaaagaaaagtggACGGTTTTATCAGTATCTCGGGAGATGTCTCAAAA gctcatcaacatcttt ATATCAATAACTATCCAATCGATCGCGGAGATGTACATACGGCGATTGCTAAGAAGTTCGCCAGTAGCAAATTCGCTAATCTAGCATCTGCCGGTCAGcatgacgaggatgaagattaTCACCCTT CTGGGCGACGTTCTCCTAGAAGACTTGAAAGATATCCTGTATATGTACTGAACGTAACTTTGTCGGCCGGTGAATTAGACGTTTCCTATGAGCCTCAGAAAGGTGTTCTGGGATACAAG GATATCGAGTCTCTGAAGACAATGTTATTGGCTGTTGTAGACGAATTCCTTCGTCGAAATGGATTTGGCCCAGCACATACCCCCTCTTCGATGTCAAGCCCTACCAAACGTCCTGTATCGCATGTTTCTCAACCCGTTGGCCGCCTTGCATCTGCACTCGGGAGGCCATCGCCTCTGTCACTGTCTTCTTTGCGCACCAATACGCCTGTTCCTCGACCCATGTCgcttgctcttccttcaaagGATAGTCCGAAGAGAGTTGCATCCCATTTATCAGAGGAAGCGCCGGATTCCACGAAACGGCGACGACTGATGTCTCCCGAGAAGACTATTACGCCTCGTATTAGCGAAAGAGGCACTAGAAAATCCAAGTGGATCGACGATCTCTTGGCCAAATTGAATACTGGTGTTTTTCCTCTATCCCCCCATACTTTTCGAACAACGGATCATGAACACGACTTTACAGGCGATGACGTAGCGTCTATGGCTGGCTGCTCATATGAGCCTACTAATCCGGTGTCATTaccttctccatttccgTTCACTACCGATGTGCAAATCTCGAAATCATCCCTCTCTAATGCAACTGTTCTAGGTCAAGTTGATCGAAAATTCATCGCTGTCGTCCTTAGTACCAATATTAATTTGACGACCTTGGCTTTGATCGATCAACACGCCGCTGATGAGCGGGTGGCAGTGGAGAAAGTTCTTCTGGAACTTTGTGAAGGGTTTGCAAAAGATGATTTGTTGGTGGCGGAGCTCGCTAAGACTCGACCGATGATTATTCTCACTCAAGCGGAAGCCCAGATCCTCTCCCAGCCTTGGGTACTGTCATTGTTCAAGAGATGGGGCATTCGCCTCACCATGCCTCCTGGACTTTCTCATGGGGAGTATATTCAAGTCAAAGTCGAAACCGTTCCTTTAAGTCTGTTGAGCAGACTGGGTAGAAAGGAAGGTTCAGAAATGACAAGACTTGTAAGAGGTTATTTACCAATCGTGGCGGAACATGCGAGCGAAATAACCGTTCTTGTCGAAAATCTCGAAGGCAAAGCAATGGAAGATAACGAAGGTGGGGACACCGAGGGATATGGGGGAGACTGGGGCAGACTGATGAGGTTTATGCCCCGTGAGATGCTGGAGCTAGCAAATTCAAAAGCATGCCGAG GTGCCATCATGTTTGAGGATCGCCTATCGCATGATCAATGCGACCGCCTTATACAGCAGCTATCCCAGACAAGATTTCCATTCATGTGCGCCCATGGACGGCCATCGATGGTACCACTTGTCATTTTGAATGAACAGCAAGACAAGCCCGTCACTAAAGCCAAGCGGAAGATAAACTGGGATAATCTTCGAAACAAAACGTACGAAGGCAATATGGACGGCGAGAATGATGAGTAG
- a CDS encoding hypothetical protein (HMMPfam hit to TPR, TPR Domain, score: 164.4, E(): 2.3e-46): MATKNALKSIKAHLGEKNSESALYEATELLKSIGPDSPEADQVLVFRGLALTQLQRLDEAEKSYLHAYKLNPNNPLASVGLRRLYHKNQSWEKLATFLEVQVQTTFEKQDDEKLAEVLKELLEVREQHGPEEKLYRTLDLLLPSSPVAGLLQSVTPPQGTYIPLAIPVYPSASDILPTLPSPLPHPVHLAGSLSLALVSLIRSEIEIKQKIDARVNNERKRLGAGTEKDVRRKVDREILGTEGMRLVDLWKEIAGHPQVEEEIRREVEIREFEFWRRLVAALPVENKIASKESAGKASQAEMPANASNELVEPALFKAKQYVAPNRTEALSHVNALADGFVLLDISAKGAEEGWRWVLEGKDEPTLFYDIDLLHKYSEAFPNSPMACFIEEYCRWFKRPLPETEEDSSKTEAYERDEKAEGSVKHRKSHKGGRGALTKRQSRRAHLREIHVSEDVEKEEREELFSSMTKLVDQLPMSIFAHRVMARIALEDEDWSSAISFAEKARKLLTGLEAERGITLSNVRADLDTVLGVALVPHYPPKHHVRAARILETVLKIHPTNNEARFARAQIYETAGQWSDARHHFEKIVQDGGSEKERLDSKEEVGWCLANEGKLEEGRDILEEVIEVRDTKTEKEKEAEARERGRTWWRLGRTEWMIGDEESKQHAEEWFMASVRAHPDFAASYTSLGVCYSSATPPDNERALKCFQRAFELDATETDAAYRLANGYADEDEWARVRTIAVRVMEGEGGLEGVAGGDVLNAKGRFAPQNGWAWKALGSSEMHYKKYAEAAAAYQIALRADDQDVSTWIMLGESYVKCGRHMAGLKTFDHALTLDPDNWRALYNIGQTQSQLGAFDKAIEAYQKVLEITQDEDVGVIAALAEANLSLGRQTGTGGFRERSRGAFHRAIELAMKVLKSGKAHKAWGWKLIGDATYELSGQESNIEEAQDSFTVVQPVLIFLVEDDTDHVVSTTTSLRASIFAFAYRAHILKNEPRVIDPALYDYASALHTLAGKLIESDERKQCLKTAISAVRAALDRNAGDERLWNALGVICATAGPQVAQHAFVVSLELYSKDPVVWVNLGYLYLHLDDLDLANQCFLKAQIIDPDSARAWYGQGLLADRHGDKEHAKALFSHSVTLSAQSLLEADLALAAATFAQFFRPNASVDSSLLHQPAFALKHYCHQRPRDSTAAHLYALICERLGLVEEAALSLENAAAVLEEEFERVESGEIENLYSVALCNLGRVRLSAGVYLESLDALNNCWELIASSSEPSAVSLKPQCKLLQGLAFYWLGQIDESLEAFQASLDAATQNQDYDVKEKVAVLLSRTLWGLGGNDAKETAKSNLMECLARERPSLGVISTLAAIALVSSDADLTNAAVSELLTRPIAERVQDPSGQANLVLYLQAISEGREEDAYNTLQSASQAAPASRSIRNRLVEALIKAGKSKEALDVLAVKNVKEGTAEVKAKEERLLGIGELMEGDAKGMKGVVRSVMLAPWEDESWQALAWGKKVVEEAGLIETKDGAKDDAATKLDLTE; the protein is encoded by the exons ATGGCTACGAAGAATGCCCTCAAGTCTATCAAGGCTCACTTAGGAGAAAAGAACTCCGAATCCGCTCTCTATGAGGCCACCGAACTTCTCAAGTCCATCGGCCCAGACTCACCAGAAGCTGATCAGGT TCTGGTCTTTCGAGGGCTCGCCCTCACTCAACTTCAAAGGCTGGACGAAGCGGAAAAG TCATATCTTCATGCTTATAAATTGAATCCCAACAATCCTCTCGCATCCGTTGGGCTACGGCGGCTGTACCACAAAAACCAAAGTTGGGAAAAGCTTGCGACTTTCTTAGAGGTGCAAGTGCAAACGACGTTTGAGAA ACAGGATGACGAAAAGCTTGCAGAGGTTCTTAAAGAATTATTAGAGGTCAGAGAGCAACATGGGCCTGAGGAAAAA CTTTATCGGactcttgatcttcttctcccttcatCGCCTGTAGCGGGGCTTTTGCAGTCAGTGACGCCACCCCAAGGGACTTACATTCCTCTAGCCATCCCTGTCTACCCATCAGCATCTGACATCCTGCcgactcttccttcccctcttccccacccTGTTCACCTTGCTGgatctctttctctcgcATTGGTATCCCTGATCCGCTCGGAAATTGAGATTAAACAGAAGATCGATGCACGGGTTAATAATGAGCGCAAGCGCCTAGGTGCTGGAACAGAGAAGGATGTCAGGAGGAAAGTCGACAGAGAAATACTCGGAACAGAAGGCATGAGGCTGGTCGATCTCTGGAAAGAGATTGCAGGTCATCCacaagtggaagaggagattcGAAGAGAGGTTGAAATTCGGGAATTCGAATTTTGGAGGAGACTCGTCGCTGCTCTTCC TGTCGAAAATAAAATAGCTTCCAAAGAGTCTGCTGGTAAAGCCTCACAAGCTGAGATGCCGGCCAACGCCTCCAACGAACTTGTTGAGCCGGCGCTCTTCAAAGCCAAACAATATGTAGCTCCGAATCGCACAGAAGCTCTCTCTCATGTCAATGCGCTCGCCGATGGCTTCGTCCTACTCGATATCTCGGCCAAGGGCGCCGAGGAGGGCTGGCGATGGGTGTTAGAGGGCAAAGATGAGCCTACTTTGT TCTATGATATTGATTTGCTTCACAAGTATTCTGAAGCGTTTCCCAACTCTCCTATGGCATGCTTTATAGAAGAATACTGCCGGTGGTTCAAACGTCCTTTGCCGGAAACGGAGGAAGATTCTTCAAAAACAGAAGCATACGAAAGAGACGAGAAAGCCGAGGGTTCTGTAAAGCACCGGAAGAGTCACAAGGGCGGGCGAGGTGCTTTAACAAAGAGACAATCTCGTCGAGCCCATCTGCGGGAAATCCATGTGTCAGAGGAcgttgaaaaggaggaaagagaggagcTGTTCTCGTCGATGACT AAACTTGTCGACCAACTTCCGATGTCCATTTTTGCCCATAGGGTGATGGCGAGAATCGcgcttgaagatgaagattgGTCCAGCGCGATAAGCTTTGCTGAGAAGGCCCGCAAGCTTCTTACCGGACTGGAAGCTGAGAGAGGTATCACTCTTTCCAA CGTTCGCGCAGACCTCGATACAGTTCTGGGCGTAGCCCTCGTCCCGCATTACCCTCCCAAACACCATGTCCGTGCAGCGCGCATCCTTGAGACAGTGCTCAAAATCCATCCGACCAATAATGAGGCCCGTTTTGCCCGTGCACAAATTTACGAAACTGCCGGCCAATGGTCTGATGCTCGTCATCATTTCGAAAAAATTGTCCAAGATGGCGGGagcgaaaaggaaaggttggattcaaaggaagaagtcgGCTGGTGTTTGGCCAACGAAGGAAAGCtcgaggaagggagagataTATTGGAGGAGGTCATAGAAGTCAGAGACACCAAgacagaaaaagaaaaagaggcagaagcaagggagagggggaggaCTTGGTGGAGATTGGGCAGGACTGAGTGGATGATCGGAG ATGAGGAAAGTAAGCAACATGCCGAAGAATGGTTTATGGCATCTGTCCGTGCACACCCAGACTTTGCGGCGTCTTACACTTCCCTTGGAGTCTGTTACTCATCCGCAACCCCTCCCGATAACGAGCGTGCCCTCAAATGCTTTCAACGAGCTTTCGAGCTTGACGCCACAGAAACTGATGCCGCTTATCGACTGGCAAATGGATACgccgatgaagatgagtgGGCAAGGGTGAGGACGATCGCCGTGCGTGTGATGGAAGGCGAAGGGGGTCTGGAGGGTGTGGCGGGCGGGGACGTATTGAACGCTAAAGGAAGATTTGCTCCGCAAAATGGTTGGGCTTGGAAAGCACTCGGCTCTTCCGAGATGCATTATAAAAAATATGCTGAGGCCGCCGCCGCCTATCAGATCGCTCTTCGTGCCGATGATCAGGATGTATCCACGTGGATTATGTTAGGCGAGAGTTACGTCAAGTGCGGGCGACACATGGCAGGACTCAAGACATTTGACCATGCCCTAACCCTCGATCCCGACAACTGGCGCGCTCTCTACAATATCGGTCAAACTCAAAGCCAGCTCGGCGCTTTCGACAAAGCCATTGAAGCCTATCAGAAAGTCTTGGAAATCACccaggatgaggatgttggtGTAATTGCGGCTTTGGCGGAGGCGAACCTTTCTCTCGGACGACAGACCGGAACGGGAGGCTTTAGAGAAAGGTCAAGAGGAGCATTCCATCGAGCGATCGAGTTGGCTATGAAGGTGCTCAAGTCAGGAAAGGCTCACAAGGCATGGGGATGGAAGCTTATTGGCGACGCTACCTATGAATTGAGCGGACAAGAATCAAATATTGAGGAGGCGCAGGATTCGTTTACGGTTGTACAACCGGTGCTGATTTTccttgttgaagatgacacCGATC ATGTtgtctccaccaccacttcTCTCCGGGCTTCGATCTTCGCTTTCGCGTATCGTGCCCATATTCTCAAGAACGAGCCCCGTGTTATCGATCCAGCATTGTATGACTATGCCAGCGCCTTGCATACATTGGCTGGCAAACTTATCGAAAGCGATGAGAGGAAGCAATGTCTTAAGACCGCTATCAGCGCTGTAAGGGCAGCTTTGGATAGGAACGCAGGCGATGAAAGGCTTTGGAATGCTTTGGGTGTGATTTGTGCGACTGCTGGCCCACAAGTTGCTCAACACGCTTTTGTAGTGTCTCTCGAGCTCTACAGCAAGGATCCAGTTGTTTGGGTCAACTTGGGATACTTGTATCTGCATTTGGATGATCTCGATCTCGCCAATCAATGTTTCCTCAAGGCTCAAATCATTGATCCCGATTCTGCGAGGGCTTGGTATGGACAAGGCCTGTTAGCTGACCGACATGGTGATAAAGAGCATGCCAAGGCACTCTTTTCACACTCAGTGACACTCTCAGCCCAATCCCTTCTAGAAGCGGACCTTGCTCTTGCAGCGGCGACTTTCGCCCAATTCTTCCGCCCCAACGCTTCTGTTGATTCtagtcttcttcatcaacccGCGTTTGCCCTCAAGCATTACTGTCATCAGCGCCCGCGCGATTCCACTGCTGCTCATCTCTATGCTCTCATATGCGAGCGATTGGGTCTTGTCGAGGAAGCAGCGTTGTCACTTGAAAATGCCGCTGCTgtgttggaagaggaatttGAGCGAGTTGAATCGGGGGAAATTGAAAACCTTTATTCTGTTGCCCTTTGCAACCTCGGTCGAGTTCGCCTTTCTGCTGGCGTGTACTTAGAATCTCTTGATGCGCTCAACAACTGCTGGGAGCTCATTGCGTCTTCATCTGAACCGAGTGCAGTTTCTCTAAAGCCGCAATGCAAGCTCCTGCAAGGTTTGGCATTCTACTGGCTTGGACAGATTGATGAAAGCCTGGAGGCATTCCAAGCAAGTTTAGACGCAGCGACACAGAATCAGGACTACGAtgtcaaggagaaggtggcAGTGCTCCTGAGTAGAACGTTGTGGGGGTTGGGAGGGAATGATGCGAAGGAGACAGCAAAAAGTAACCTCATGGAATG TTTGGCTCGAGAAAGACCATCTCTTGGAGTTATCTCTACTCTGGCGGCCATTGCGCTCGTATCCTCCGACGCAGATCTTACTAATGCTGCTGTCTCCGAGCTCCTTACTCGACCTATCGCGGAGAGAGTACAAGATCCTTCTGGACAGGCCAATCTCGTGCTCTATCTACAAGCTATCTCTGAGGGtcgagaggaagacgcCTACAATACATTACAGTCCGCTTCTCAGGCCGCACCAGCATCTCGAAGCATACGGAACCGCCTTGTAGAAGCCCTCATCAAGGCTGGCAAATCAAAGGAAGCGCTTGATGTTCTCGCTGTTAAAAATGTTAAGGAAGGAACTGCTGAAGTCAAAgccaaggaggaaagattGCTTGGCATAGGAGAGTTGATGGAAGGAGATGCGAAGGGGATGAAAGGAGTAGTCAGGAGCGTAATGCTTGCaccttgggaagatgagagcTGGCAGGCTTTGGCGTGGGGAAAGAAAGTGGTTGAAGAGGCGGGCTTGATTGAGACCAAAGATGGGGCGAAAGATGACGCCGCGACTAAATTAGATCTTACAGAATGA
- a CDS encoding hypothetical protein (HMMPfam hit to Peptidase_S10, Serine carboxypeptidase, score: 287.7, E(): 1.8e-83), giving the protein MWCKLLTTALLAFALGSVVGTARYTHGLRGRRPAALASMREAKREALARETSRMEESRALLERHPKRKFYNNRTSEFFIKYLPDVQFDLGEVYSGLIPIDYNNQSEALFFVFQPKLGKDSKDLTIWLNGGPGCSSLEGWFQENGLWIWQPGTYAPVINPYSWVNLTNMLWVEQPIGTGFSIGTPKATTEEEIAQDFIKWFKNFQDIFGIKNYKIYVTGESYAGRYVPYISAAMLDAQDKTYYNLSGALMYDPTIGETINVQEEILTYSFVEANANLFNFNKTTMAELKQLHEVCGYKEYIDRYFKFPPTENQPPLFFDYNDPVDIMCDIFGMVNDLALQINPCFNIYGVNLMCPLPWDVLGMPTQLNYAPGGVYFNRSEVKAAIHAPKHIEWAGCAASPVFVGGEGGPQSNGDLSVDPIQKVLPRVIEATNRVLVSNGDFDMVIITNGTLLAIQNMTWNGHLGFQSPPSEYIVIDINDTQWSSVFESNGLHGYPGTQGVMGIQHYERGLMWAETFQSGHMQPQYQPRSAYRHLQWLLGHVDRL; this is encoded by the exons ATGTGGTGTAAACTACTAACGACCGCCTTGCTGGCTTTCGCTCTGGGGTCAGTCGTCGGAACCGCCAGATACACCCATGGTCTACGTGGTCGAAGACCTGCTGCTCTTGCCTCAATGAGGGAGGCTAAAAGGGAGGCTCTCGCTAGAGAGACGTCAAGAATGGAGGAAAGCCGTGCACTCCTGGAAAGGCACCCAAAAAGGAAGTTTTACAACAACAGAACTTCCG aattcttcatcaaataTCTTCCTGATGTCCAGTTCGACCTTGGTGAGGTTTACAGCGGCCTCATACCTATCGACTACAACAACCAGTCGGAagccctcttcttcgttttcCAGCCGAAATTGGGAAAAGACTCCAAAGATCTCACAATTTGGCTCAACGGCGGTCCCGGATGTAGCTCTCTAGAGGGTTGGTTCCAAGAGAACGGTTTATGGATTTGGCAACCTGGAACGTATGCGCCTGTTATCAACCCCTACTCATGGGTAAATTTGACTAACATGCTCTG GGTAGAGCAACCTATTGGCACTGGGTTCTCAATCGGTACGCCTAAGGCTacgacagaagaagagattgcCCAGGACTTTATCAAATGGTTCAAGAACTTCCAGGATATCTTTGGAATCAAAAACTATAAAATTTATGTCACTGGAGAATCATATGCAGGTCGCTATGTACCTTATATCAGCGCGGCAATGTTGGATGCGCAAGACAAAACATATTACAATCTTTCTG GGGCCCTTATGTACGACCCTACTATCGGTGAAACCATCAATGTGCAAGAAGAGATCCTTACCTATTCTTTCGTCGAAGCCAATGCCAATCTTTTCAATTTCAACAAAACCACCATGGCTGAACTCAAACAGCTCCACGAGGTCTGCGGTTACAAGGAGTATATAGACAGGTACTTTAAGTTTCCTCCGACTGAAAACCAGCCCCCACTTTTTTTCGACTACAACGATCCCGTGGACATAATGTGTGACATCTTCGGTATGGTCAATGATCTGGCCCTCCAGATCAACCCTTGTTTTAATATTTACGGGGTT AATCTCATGTGTCCTCTCCCGTGGGACGTCCTTGGCATGCCTACTCAGCTCAACTATGCACCCGGTGGCGTCTACTTCAACAGATCCGAAGTTAAAGCTGCAATTCACGCTCCCAAGCATATTGAGTGGGCCGGCTGTGCAGCTAGCCCAGTCTTTGTTGGGGGCGAAGGAGGGCCTCAAAGTAACGGAGACTTGTCAGTGGATCCTATTCAAAAGGTCCTGCCTAGAGTTATCGAGGCTACAAATAGGGTCTTAGTCAGTAATGGTGACTTTG ATATGGTTATCATTACCAATGGCACCCTTCTTGCTATTCAGAATATGACTTGGAATGGGCATCTTGGGTTCCAATCTCCCCCTTCGGAATACATTGTTATCGATATCAACGACACCCAATGGTCATCTGTCTTTGAGAGCAACGGCCTCCATGGATATCCCGGTACTCAAGGCGTGATGGGCATTCAG CACTACGAGCGAGGTCTTATGTGGGCAGAAACTTTCCAATCAGGCCACATGCAGCCTCAGTACCAGCCGAGATCTGCTTATAGGCACCTGCAGTGGCTCCTTGGTCATGTAGACAGACTGTAA